One window of Magallana gigas chromosome 2, xbMagGiga1.1, whole genome shotgun sequence genomic DNA carries:
- the LOC109618647 gene encoding IgGFc-binding protein-like, whose amino-acid sequence MDTLSLLALLVGLAVCSVHSVDPPDNIGKEYVLMFMENFKLEKNRNFPLEVYISTPEKTPARVTIKSPISANPRVDQTVTVNPGSVQRVNISEAFRMVGSVQSSKGLLIQSDQDIAVYGANKDTLSNDVYCALPVDTLGTEYYAACYGPAQIKTELGVASTQDSTSVTVTLPSKDKSLTVDFMGKTYKAGEVIHTKLDKYQTLQLQSSQDLTGAHIVSDKPVAAFSGNIKTNIGTGIYADHLVEQLTPVDTWGKKFVTVPIPKRTTGDFFRIIASEDNTEVTISGMTPIKIPKAGEWVQVSIPSGEHKMVTSTKPVMLMQYVLSQQNATEPADPSMITIPPYELFGAKYTFSTPQYSRPDYGAGYSYEHEFMVVVKDADRNTLLLDDKPFPSNAHWTTIPGTDLVGGYVTISAGSHTVRNTDPTALIGGFLYGHAFHESYGFPTGMRLAKINAPCKRTSPIPGDGIDNDCDGKIDEELCTPSNNKRGRSNQGYTISSESKFLAKR is encoded by the exons ATGGATACCCTCTCCCTACTTGCGCTGCTCGTAGGCTTAGCCGTCTGTTCAGTTCATT CTGTAGACCCACCGGACAATATTGGAAAGGAGTATGTACTGATGTTTATGGAAAACTtcaaattagagaaaaatcgaAATTTTCCCCTGGAAGTTTACATCAGTACACCCGAAAAAACGCCAGCTCGTGTGACCATTAAATCACCCATTTCTGCCAATCCCCGGGTAGACCAAACAGTAACTGTTAATCCCGGCTCGGTGCAACGAGTGAACATAAGCGAGGCTTTCCGAATGGTAGGAAGCGTCCAATCCTCGAAAGGATTGCTGATACAGTCGGACCAGGATATAGCGGTGTATGGTGCTAACAAAGATACGTTGTCAAATGACGTGTATTGTGCGCTACCTGTAGACACGTTAGGCACCGAGTACTACGCTGCCTGCTATGGTCCAGCTCAGATTAAAACAGAACTTGGAGTCGCGTCCACTCAGGACAGCACCTCGGTAACAGTGACCCTTCCTAGCAAAGACAAATCCCTGACGGTCGATTTTATGGGTAAAACGTATAAAGCTGGGGAAGTAATTCATACGAAATTGGACAAATACCAGACTTTACAACTTCAGAGTAGTCAGGATTTGACTGGGGCTCACATTGTAAGTGATAAACCAGTGGCTGCATTTAGTGgtaatatcaaaacaaatatcGGCACCGGAATATACGCTGACCATTTAGTAGAACAGTTGACCCCAGTTGATACGTGGGGTAAAAAATTTGTCACCGTTCCGATTCCAAAACGAACTACCGGGGATTTCTTCCGAATCATCGCCAGCGAGGACAATACTGAAGTTACAATTTCAGGCATGACCCCAATCAAGATTCCAAAAGCCGGAGAATGGGTACAAGTATCAATACCATCAGGCGAACATAAAATGGTTACATCTACTAAACCGGTCATGCTAATGCAATACGTATTGAGTCAACAAAACGCCACGGAGCCTGCCGACCCTTCCATGATTACTATACCACCTTACGAGCTTTTTGGGGCCAAATATACCTTTTCAACACCTCAATACTCTCGGCCTGACTATGGTGCCGGATATTCCTACGAACACGAATTTATGGTCGTTGTCAAAGACGCAGACCGGAATACGTTGCTTTTGGATGACAAACCGTTTCCATCGAACGCACATTGGACTACAATTCCAGGAACTGATCTTGTGGGTGGTTATGTTACCATTTCTGCAGGATCCCATACTGTACGGAACACTGATCCCACGGCGCTCATTGGTGGATTTCTATACGGACATGCCTTTCACGAGTCTTATGGATTTCCAACCGGAATGCGATTGGCTAAAATAAATGCC CCGTGTAAGAGAACGAGCCCAATCCCCGGGGACGGGATAGATAACGATTGTGATGGAAAGATCGACGAGGAGTTATGTACACCAAGTAACAACAAGAGAGGTAGGTCCAATCAAGGATATACGATAAGCTCTGAATCCAAGTTTCTAGCGAAAAGGTAA